The Elaeis guineensis isolate ETL-2024a chromosome 13, EG11, whole genome shotgun sequence genome includes a region encoding these proteins:
- the LOC140853209 gene encoding rust resistance kinase Lr10-like isoform X2: MAVSGLLSAIFLLLFQVRSKMTLGHKEEDFFTACPPSNCGKGGLDVRYPFRVESSPSHCGAPGLVLSCWGNETLLSLPDWGSHKVIDIDYIESFITIRLEDPWSGCQLQNFSSASLTTTVYKPLVASASLVNCSKAWNYGSRTLREAYDVGPVSCLSSADHFVYLAEVDMPVVLLPSDCVVVSNNLVIPGWGTSVQRGEVMLQWDLPEIGDTCSDCEGAGGRCKFDWTINQASCSFSEQPGADPSNVNLIIGLSLGAFVVLVSVAFSLVYIFRKSDKEKEVRLKVEMFLATYRATKPTRYSFADVKKMTKHFKHKLGQGGFGTVYKGELPNGIPVAVKTLIKSKGEGEDFINEVATVGRIHHANVVRLLGFCSEGTWRALIYEFMPNESLEKYIFDKRNKTDHQPLDMQKLQEIAIGIAQGIEYLHQGCSQRILHFDIKPHNILLDHNFNPKISDFGLAKLCSRDQSIITMTAARGTMGYIAPEIYCRNFGTVSYKSDVYSFGMLVLEMVGGRKNVDPEIEKTSEIYFPEWIYGQIVQGHDLGLVMQRNGVEEDIAKKLAIIALWCIQWNPMDRPSMTKVIHMLMENLESLEIPPTPFVSSTGQKNGV, encoded by the exons ATGGCGGTGTCCGGGCTCCTCAGTGCGATCTTTCTTCTACTCTTCCAAGTCAGAAGCAAGATGACACTGGGCCataaagaagaagattttttcacAGCTTGCCCTCCTTCCAACTGTGGAAAAGGAGGCCTAGATGTCAGATACCCTTTCCGAGTAGAATCCAGTCCATCACACTGTGGTGCCCCGGGCCTCGTTCTCTCGTGCTGGGGAAACGAAACCCTCCTCTCCCTacccgactggggctcccataaGGTGATTGACATCGACTACATAGAATCCTTCATAACGATCAGGCTTGAAGACCCGTGGTCTGGCTGCCAGCTACAAAACTTCAGCTCCGCCAGCCTCACCACGACAGTTTACAAACCTCTTGTGGCATCGGCCAGTTTGGTGAACTGTTCAAAAGCATGGaattacgggagccggaccttaagAGAGGCGTATGACGTGGGACCGGTCTCATGCTTGAGCAGTGCCGACCATTTTGTTTATCTGGCTGAAGTCGACATGCCTGTGGTCCTGCTACCTTCGGATTGTGTGGTGGTTTCAAATAATCTTGTGATTCCAGGATGGGGAACAAGTGTGCAAAGGGGAGAGGTGATGCTTCAGTGGGACCTTCCCGAGATCGGCGACACATGCAGCGACTGCGAAGGTGCGGGAGGACGTTGCAAATTTGACTGGACAATAAACCAAGCTTCCTGCAGCTTTTCCGAACAGCCTG GTGCAGATCCTTCAAACGTCAACCTCATCATAG GCTTATCTCTTGGTGCATTTGTCGTACTTGTGTCGGTGGCATTCAGTCTAGTCTACATCTTTAGAAAATCTGACAAGGAAAAAGAAGTACGTTTAAAGGTAGAAATGTTTCTTGCAACCTACAGGGCCACAAAACCCACGCGATACTCTTTTGCTGATGTTAAAAAGATGACAAAGCATTTTAAGCATAAATTAGGCCAAGGTGGATTTGGAACCGTGTATAAAGGAGAGCTACCAAATGGGATTCCAGTGGCAGTTAAGACGCTGATAAAATCCAAAGGGGAGGGAGAAGACTTCATCAATGAAGTAGCCACAGTTGgaagaatccaccatgcaaatgtgGTTCGTCTTTTGGGATTTTGTTCAGAAGGAACATGGCGTGCACTTATTTATGAATTTATGCCAAATGAGTCACTAGAGaagtatatttttgataaaagaaacaaaacagaTCATCAACCATTGGACATGCAAAAGCTGCAAGAGATCGCTATTGGGATTGCTCAGGGTATCGAGTATTTGCATCAGGGATGCAGTCAGCGCATCCTACATTTTGACATCAAACCTCACAATATTTTATTGGACCATAACTTTAATCCAAAGATTTCAGATTTTGGCCTTGCAAAGTTATGCTCAAGAGACCAGAGTATTATCACGATGACTGCTGCGAGGGGAACAATGGGCTACATTGCACCCGAGATCTATTGTAGAAATTTTGGAACAGTGTCTTATAAATCAGATGTCTATAGTTTTGGAATGTTGGTGCTGGAAATGGTGGGTGGGAGAAAGAATGTTGATCCTGAAATCGAGAAAACAAGCGAGATATATTTTCCAGAGTGGATATATGGCCAGATAGTACAAGGTCATGATCTAGGATTGGTGATGCAGAGGAATGGAGTTGAAGAAGATATCGCCAAAAAGCTTGCTATAATAGCATTGTGGTGCATAcagtggaatccaatggatcggCCCTCCATGACAAAAGTGATTCACATGCTGATGGAAAATTTGGAGAGCTTGGAGATACCTCCCACGCCTTTCGTCTCCTCCACTGGCCAAAAGAATGGTGTGTAA
- the LOC140853209 gene encoding rust resistance kinase Lr10-like isoform X1, translating to MAVSGLLSAIFLLLFQVRSKMTLGHKEEDFFTACPPSNCGKGGLDVRYPFRVESSPSHCGAPGLVLSCWGNETLLSLPDWGSHKVIDIDYIESFITIRLEDPWSGCQLQNFSSASLTTTVYKPLVASASLVNCSKAWNYGSRTLREAYDVGPVSCLSSADHFVYLAEVDMPVVLLPSDCVVVSNNLVIPGWGTSVQRGEVMLQWDLPEIGDTCSDCEGAGGRCKFDWTINQASCSFSEQPGLDSSNKNHTAGADPSNVNLIIGLSLGAFVVLVSVAFSLVYIFRKSDKEKEVRLKVEMFLATYRATKPTRYSFADVKKMTKHFKHKLGQGGFGTVYKGELPNGIPVAVKTLIKSKGEGEDFINEVATVGRIHHANVVRLLGFCSEGTWRALIYEFMPNESLEKYIFDKRNKTDHQPLDMQKLQEIAIGIAQGIEYLHQGCSQRILHFDIKPHNILLDHNFNPKISDFGLAKLCSRDQSIITMTAARGTMGYIAPEIYCRNFGTVSYKSDVYSFGMLVLEMVGGRKNVDPEIEKTSEIYFPEWIYGQIVQGHDLGLVMQRNGVEEDIAKKLAIIALWCIQWNPMDRPSMTKVIHMLMENLESLEIPPTPFVSSTGQKNGV from the exons ATGGCGGTGTCCGGGCTCCTCAGTGCGATCTTTCTTCTACTCTTCCAAGTCAGAAGCAAGATGACACTGGGCCataaagaagaagattttttcacAGCTTGCCCTCCTTCCAACTGTGGAAAAGGAGGCCTAGATGTCAGATACCCTTTCCGAGTAGAATCCAGTCCATCACACTGTGGTGCCCCGGGCCTCGTTCTCTCGTGCTGGGGAAACGAAACCCTCCTCTCCCTacccgactggggctcccataaGGTGATTGACATCGACTACATAGAATCCTTCATAACGATCAGGCTTGAAGACCCGTGGTCTGGCTGCCAGCTACAAAACTTCAGCTCCGCCAGCCTCACCACGACAGTTTACAAACCTCTTGTGGCATCGGCCAGTTTGGTGAACTGTTCAAAAGCATGGaattacgggagccggaccttaagAGAGGCGTATGACGTGGGACCGGTCTCATGCTTGAGCAGTGCCGACCATTTTGTTTATCTGGCTGAAGTCGACATGCCTGTGGTCCTGCTACCTTCGGATTGTGTGGTGGTTTCAAATAATCTTGTGATTCCAGGATGGGGAACAAGTGTGCAAAGGGGAGAGGTGATGCTTCAGTGGGACCTTCCCGAGATCGGCGACACATGCAGCGACTGCGAAGGTGCGGGAGGACGTTGCAAATTTGACTGGACAATAAACCAAGCTTCCTGCAGCTTTTCCGAACAGCCTG GTTTAGATTCTTCAAACAAAAATCACACTGCAG GTGCAGATCCTTCAAACGTCAACCTCATCATAG GCTTATCTCTTGGTGCATTTGTCGTACTTGTGTCGGTGGCATTCAGTCTAGTCTACATCTTTAGAAAATCTGACAAGGAAAAAGAAGTACGTTTAAAGGTAGAAATGTTTCTTGCAACCTACAGGGCCACAAAACCCACGCGATACTCTTTTGCTGATGTTAAAAAGATGACAAAGCATTTTAAGCATAAATTAGGCCAAGGTGGATTTGGAACCGTGTATAAAGGAGAGCTACCAAATGGGATTCCAGTGGCAGTTAAGACGCTGATAAAATCCAAAGGGGAGGGAGAAGACTTCATCAATGAAGTAGCCACAGTTGgaagaatccaccatgcaaatgtgGTTCGTCTTTTGGGATTTTGTTCAGAAGGAACATGGCGTGCACTTATTTATGAATTTATGCCAAATGAGTCACTAGAGaagtatatttttgataaaagaaacaaaacagaTCATCAACCATTGGACATGCAAAAGCTGCAAGAGATCGCTATTGGGATTGCTCAGGGTATCGAGTATTTGCATCAGGGATGCAGTCAGCGCATCCTACATTTTGACATCAAACCTCACAATATTTTATTGGACCATAACTTTAATCCAAAGATTTCAGATTTTGGCCTTGCAAAGTTATGCTCAAGAGACCAGAGTATTATCACGATGACTGCTGCGAGGGGAACAATGGGCTACATTGCACCCGAGATCTATTGTAGAAATTTTGGAACAGTGTCTTATAAATCAGATGTCTATAGTTTTGGAATGTTGGTGCTGGAAATGGTGGGTGGGAGAAAGAATGTTGATCCTGAAATCGAGAAAACAAGCGAGATATATTTTCCAGAGTGGATATATGGCCAGATAGTACAAGGTCATGATCTAGGATTGGTGATGCAGAGGAATGGAGTTGAAGAAGATATCGCCAAAAAGCTTGCTATAATAGCATTGTGGTGCATAcagtggaatccaatggatcggCCCTCCATGACAAAAGTGATTCACATGCTGATGGAAAATTTGGAGAGCTTGGAGATACCTCCCACGCCTTTCGTCTCCTCCACTGGCCAAAAGAATGGTGTGTAA
- the LOC114913843 gene encoding LEAF RUST 10 DISEASE-RESISTANCEUS RECEPTOR-LIKE PROTEIN KINASE-like 2.1, which produces MCTHQVSSICSVLSFLLFFSIRLAMGLAERKDCSSSCGLQNISYPFRLKDDPAGCGLSSQYQLICEGNKTILDIQSDKFYYAGNGLAFHFLKETRYYVTEISYDQQEINVVDSGLASGRCGLPTRSSPFEWDDSENSYDDFWLSFPYQLQWYTWSIFMNCTRQIKNDTYQFIPCLSHNNNTFAYVVVGEDANSLQFLEPSCRFLAAIPTAGSPEMDSTTDVFKLLQKGFVLSWDDDLQRFSFQPCLDELRRLFRRIETADVSVPSKILAAYDLNFYFVRCIRDRYARSYPPLIQDVFRTLILIVEHLIALAMSGRLVFAPLAVYLFLAHKFWSTRTSIDSVEKFLRSQQPLLPTRYSYTDIVAITNHFKEKIGQGGFGSVFKGKLLGDHLVAIKMLGNSKYNGEEFINEVSTIGRIHHVNVVQLVGFSSEGSKRALVYEYMPNGSLDKYIFSPSGTRHRPFNFTWDKLNDMALGVARGIDYLHRGCDMQILHFDIKPQNILLDKNFTPKISDFGLAKLYPKEYGLVSMSAARGTIGYIAPELISRNFGVISDKSDVYSFGMLLLEMAGGRRNVDRRVENSSQVYYPSWIYDQLAPGKELEINNSIEIGDEERKLCMVGLWCIQMKSSSRPSMSKVIEMLEGDVNSLQIPPRPCFSSSQPISIRQSCMDSSLTELSIICEHDELP; this is translated from the exons ATGTGCACACACCAAGTTTCATCCATCTGTTCTGTGCTTTCGTTTCtcctcttcttcagtattagaCTAGCTATGGGCCTCGCAGAGAGAAAAGACTGTTCTTCCTCCTGCGGACTGCAAAATATCAGCTACCCTTTTCGTTTGAAAGATGATCCAGCAGGTTGTGGTCTTTCATCACAGTACCAACTCATTTGCGAAGGTAACAAAACTATCTTGGATATCCAATCAGACAAGTTCTATTATGCTGGGAATGGCTTAGCCTTCCATTTTCTCAAGGAAACAAGATACTATGTCACTGAAATTTCATATGACCAACAAGAAATCAATGTTGTTGATTCTGGCTTGGCAAGTGGCCGTTGTGGTCTTCCCACTCGATCTTCGCCATTTGAGTGGGATGATTCTGAAAATTCTTACGATGACTTTTGGTTATCATTTCCGTACCAGTTACAATGGTATACTTGGTCTATTTTCATGAATTGCACGAGGCAGATTAAGAACGACACGTATCAGTTCATCCCTTGCCTGAGCCACAACAACAACACATTTGCTTATGTCGTTGTTGGAGAAGACGCGAATTCGTTGCAGTTTCTTGAGCCTTCCTGCAGGTTTCTGGCTGCGATTCCCACGGCTGGTTCTCCTGAAATGGATTCAACGACTGACGTTTTCAAACTCCTTCAGAAAGGCTTTGTTCTTTCATGGGACGACGACCTCCAAAGATTCTCATTTCAGCCGTGTCTGGACGAATTACG GAGGTTGTTCCGTCGTATAGAGACCGCCGATGTATCAGTTCCCTCTAAGATTCTTGCTGCCTATGACTTGAACTTTTACTTCGTAAGGTGCATCAGGGATAGATATGCTCGAAGTTATCCTCCCCTTATTCAAGATGTCTTTCGCACTTTAATATTAATTGTGGAGCACTTGATAG CACTTGCAATGTCAGGCAGACTTGTATTTGCACCTTTAGCGGTTTACCTTTTCCTTGCCCACAAATTTTGGAGCACACGAACATCCATCGACAGCGTGGAGAAGTTTCTGCGGAGCCAGCAACCACTTTTACCAACGAGGTATTCATACACTGACATCGTTGCCATCACAAACCACTTCAAAGAAAAAATAGGACAAGGGGGTTTTGGGTCCGTCTTCAAAGGGAAACTCCTCGGTGACCATCTGGTCGCCATCAAGATGTTGGGCAATTCCAAGTACAATGGAGAAGAATTCATCAACGAGGTCTCCACAATTGGCAGGATTCACCACGTAAATGTAGTGCAACTTGTTGGCTTCAGTTCAGAGGGATCCAAGAGGGCTCTCGTATATGAGTACATGCCCAATGGGTCACTTGATAAGTATATCTTCTCGCCAAGCGGAACGAGACATCGTCCTTTTAATTTCACTTGGGATAAACTCAATGATATGGCACTAGGAGTGGCTCGAGGTATCGATTATCTCCATCGTGGATGTGATATGCAAATTCTACACTTCGACATCAAGCCTCAGAACATCCTTCTTGACAAGAATTTCACCCCAAAGATTTCGGATTTTGGACTTGCAAAGTTATACCCGAAGGAATATGGCCTGGTGTCCATGAGTGCTGCCAGAGGGACGATAGGATATATAGCTCCTGAATTGATATCTAGGAATTTTGGGGTAATATCTGATAAGTCGGATGTTTATAGTTTTGGAATGTTACTCTTGGAGATGGCAGGGGGAAGGAGGAATGTGGATCGAAGGGTGGAGAATTCAAGTCAGGTTTACTATCCTTCATGGATCTATGATCAGCTTGCACCGGGGAAAGAACTCGAAATCAATAACAGTATAGAAATTGGTGATGAGGAGAGAAAGCTATGTATGGTGGGTTTATGGTGCATTCAGATGAAGTCATCTAGTCGTCCCTCGATGAGCAAAGTTATAGAGATGCTGGAAGGTGATGTCAATAGCCTGCAGATTCCACCCAGACCTTGTTTTTCTTCGTCGCAGCCAATCTCTATAAGACAGTCTTGCATGGACTCTTCTCTCACAGAATTATCGATCATCTGCGAGCATGATGAACTTCCCTGA